One window of the Corynebacterium glutamicum ATCC 13032 genome contains the following:
- a CDS encoding glycosyltransferase 87 family protein, with protein sequence MVPSLQQWRKPALILAILTVLGVLLTHWFAWPLTWPLGLRLPVDVEVYWQGAREFWLADDLYDIRYDTTFDNLPFTYPPFGALVFTPLWWIHDLFGLLVTERVFALITLLTTYAVAVFLLRLAGVRDRVWEFVAFAALLVSAPVYFTLNIGQINVMLMALTLFDVALPRSTRHSGVLKYVPLGVLTGIAAAIKLTPLVFGLYFLILWVVTKSPRGLFGMIGGFLGASGLAIIFRPSISIQYFTDVLFTAERIGDLHFARNVSIRAVLERLPELGSAASIMWLVAVALVIIAVAVAAYRILRTDLSAHNRLLAVSLVSLVALLCSPVSWYHHWVWLGPLIVALWLTQHRWLALWGAFAVTFGSFHNFLPSENNMELTWPWWMHVLAAHYLIFSAVVTAVFSCGKMPQKTELSH encoded by the coding sequence GTGGTTCCCTCGTTGCAGCAATGGCGAAAACCTGCTCTCATCCTGGCCATTTTGACGGTGCTAGGCGTACTCCTGACCCATTGGTTCGCCTGGCCACTCACCTGGCCGCTGGGGCTGCGTCTTCCCGTTGATGTAGAGGTGTACTGGCAGGGTGCGCGCGAGTTTTGGCTCGCCGATGATCTCTACGACATCAGGTATGACACCACTTTCGACAACTTGCCGTTCACCTATCCCCCTTTCGGTGCGTTGGTGTTCACCCCATTGTGGTGGATTCATGACCTCTTTGGTCTTCTCGTCACCGAACGTGTCTTCGCGCTAATCACGCTGCTCACCACCTACGCTGTGGCAGTTTTCCTGCTCCGCCTGGCCGGCGTGCGCGATCGTGTGTGGGAATTCGTCGCATTCGCAGCCCTGCTCGTGTCCGCGCCGGTGTATTTCACACTCAATATTGGGCAAATAAACGTCATGCTCATGGCTTTAACGCTTTTCGACGTCGCCCTCCCCCGCAGCACGCGCCATTCAGGCGTGCTCAAATACGTGCCACTCGGCGTACTCACCGGCATTGCCGCTGCGATCAAACTAACCCCACTAGTGTTCGGGCTGTATTTCCTCATCCTGTGGGTCGTGACTAAATCACCACGCGGACTGTTTGGAATGATTGGTGGCTTCCTCGGGGCATCCGGGCTTGCAATTATTTTCCGACCATCCATTAGCATCCAATATTTCACCGACGTGCTGTTTACCGCAGAACGCATCGGCGACCTCCACTTCGCACGCAATGTCTCCATCCGTGCGGTTTTGGAACGACTCCCCGAACTTGGTTCCGCAGCATCTATCATGTGGCTTGTTGCTGTGGCGCTAGTGATCATCGCAGTCGCAGTTGCTGCTTACCGAATCCTGCGGACGGATCTCTCCGCGCACAATCGTCTGCTGGCTGTTTCCCTCGTGTCGCTCGTTGCACTGTTGTGCTCCCCCGTCAGTTGGTACCACCACTGGGTGTGGCTTGGTCCGTTAATCGTCGCTCTCTGGCTAACTCAACACCGCTGGCTGGCTCTATGGGGCGCATTCGCCGTGACATTCGGATCATTCCACAATTTCCTACCCTCAGAAAACAATATGGAGCTCACCTGGCCGTGGTGGATGCATGTCCTCGCAGCACATTATTTGATCTTCTCCGCAGTGGTTACTGCCGTATTTAGTTGTGGGAAAATGCCCCAAAAAACAGAGCTTTCCCACTAA
- a CDS encoding acyltransferase family protein, with protein sequence MKTGNLNPAPQQVTAPQNKARMDWPDIAKGISILGVVLLHVSLAIPGGQDTMMSHLNALLDPLRMPLFFMVSGFFAVKVLNQSFGELFRGRLWFYLVPYLLWTPVNLYLHRLEGTVFTGRAPGTWEWYSGSMLSATNMYWFLYFLVIFNLFLWATRKLPAWAIVALVASLWLLMPAYSEIEILRKSIIYLPTFLIGAYFRPLISRFAEAATRPKAIVFAAVLYVSGLALGVISNGLRDSENHGASVLWLMNLRDTFAHALGGNLTGFDMDHLPGMIIRIVSLPAGIVLCVWLGRIKPVGEFLKLIGRHTLPIYIGHATGLSLIFGFGLRWNFMEIDNFSDSLWHHTNTWMVIAFACAMLGGYLTYLISRVPVLGWTLVPPKLPEPDKTPAKAQADSHVKAQSAKPMNASTSSKTYGI encoded by the coding sequence GTGAAAACTGGAAACTTAAACCCAGCCCCACAGCAGGTGACGGCTCCCCAGAACAAGGCTCGTATGGATTGGCCAGACATCGCCAAGGGAATATCCATCCTAGGTGTCGTGTTACTACACGTGTCGTTGGCAATTCCAGGTGGCCAGGACACCATGATGTCCCACCTGAACGCACTGCTTGATCCACTTCGGATGCCATTATTTTTTATGGTGAGTGGATTTTTTGCAGTTAAAGTTCTGAATCAAAGCTTTGGTGAACTTTTCCGCGGGCGACTGTGGTTCTACCTGGTTCCATATTTGCTGTGGACTCCAGTGAATCTTTATCTACACCGCCTCGAGGGCACAGTTTTTACCGGTAGAGCACCGGGAACATGGGAATGGTACAGCGGCTCGATGCTCTCGGCCACCAATATGTACTGGTTCCTCTACTTCTTGGTCATCTTCAACCTATTTTTATGGGCAACGAGAAAACTCCCAGCTTGGGCAATTGTGGCGTTGGTGGCCTCACTGTGGCTACTTATGCCGGCTTATAGCGAGATTGAGATTCTACGCAAGTCCATTATTTACTTGCCTACATTCCTCATTGGCGCTTACTTCCGCCCACTGATTTCGCGTTTTGCAGAAGCCGCAACAAGGCCAAAAGCAATAGTGTTTGCAGCGGTCCTTTATGTCTCGGGACTTGCTTTGGGCGTGATCTCAAATGGGCTGCGCGACAGCGAAAACCATGGCGCAAGCGTGCTGTGGCTGATGAACCTCCGCGATACTTTTGCTCATGCACTCGGCGGCAACCTCACTGGATTCGATATGGATCACCTTCCTGGAATGATCATTCGGATTGTTTCCCTGCCTGCAGGAATTGTGTTGTGCGTATGGCTTGGCCGAATAAAGCCAGTAGGGGAGTTTTTGAAACTTATTGGTAGGCACACCCTTCCCATCTACATTGGGCATGCAACAGGACTATCGCTGATTTTTGGTTTCGGCTTGCGCTGGAATTTCATGGAGATTGATAACTTCTCTGACAGTTTGTGGCACCACACCAATACGTGGATGGTCATCGCGTTTGCCTGCGCGATGCTCGGCGGGTACCTGACCTATCTGATCTCGCGAGTTCCAGTGCTGGGATGGACTCTTGTTCCCCCTAAACTGCCAGAACCAGATAAAACTCCAGCTAAAGCACAAGCTGATTCTCACGTTAAAGCTCAGTCTGCGAAGCCTATGAATGCTTCTACCTCTTCTAAGACGTACGGTATATAA
- a CDS encoding lysophospholipid acyltransferase family protein has translation MKNNWYRLFKYVLIGPFLRVYNRPEIEGKENIPAEGAAIMASNHEAVMDSFYFPLLCPRQLTFPAKAEYFTSPGIKGKMQKWFFTSVGQVPLDRTADNAMDSLMNTAKMVLDRGDLFGIYPEGSRSPDGRIYKGKTGMAYVAMETGTTVIPVAMIGSRDANPIGSWFPKPAKVRIKVGSPIDPLAFVKEHGLKPGTYEAARKLTDHVMFILADLTGQPYVDAYSKDVKNALEEGKGYPEGTAPSQ, from the coding sequence ATGAAAAACAACTGGTATCGGCTTTTCAAGTATGTGCTAATTGGCCCGTTTTTGCGTGTGTACAACCGCCCGGAGATCGAAGGCAAAGAAAACATCCCTGCAGAAGGTGCCGCGATCATGGCGTCCAACCACGAAGCAGTGATGGATTCCTTTTATTTTCCCCTGCTGTGCCCACGGCAGCTGACCTTCCCAGCGAAGGCCGAATACTTCACATCACCAGGTATTAAAGGCAAGATGCAGAAGTGGTTTTTTACTTCTGTGGGGCAAGTACCCCTGGACCGCACCGCAGATAATGCCATGGATTCTTTGATGAATACCGCCAAAATGGTGCTGGATCGGGGAGACCTCTTCGGTATTTACCCTGAAGGATCTCGTTCGCCCGATGGTCGCATCTACAAGGGCAAAACCGGAATGGCCTATGTTGCGATGGAAACTGGTACGACAGTTATCCCCGTTGCCATGATTGGCAGCCGGGACGCGAACCCTATCGGAAGTTGGTTTCCGAAACCCGCAAAAGTCAGGATCAAGGTAGGAAGCCCAATTGATCCCCTCGCATTCGTCAAAGAACATGGGTTGAAGCCTGGAACCTACGAAGCAGCGCGCAAGCTGACAGATCACGTTATGTTCATTCTTGCTGATCTCACTGGTCAGCCGTATGTTGATGCGTACTCTAAAGATGTGAAAAACGCTCTGGAGGAAGGAAAAGGATACCCGGAGGGCACAGCTCCTTCACAGTAA
- a CDS encoding alpha/beta hydrolase gives MRKGISRVLSVAVASSIGFGTVLTGTGIAAAQDSAFDYGMDPNMNYNPIDDIKDRPEGLSNLPYFGSKLTSWGSSDATASSGVVTSALPQYTDPRYPLGKDDLPKATIDMEPEVLARLERFVGVDGDRIRQINAYSPSMGRTIPLVWVVPEDNTVPGPTVYALGGGDGGQGGQNWVTRTDLEELTSDNNINLIMPMLGSFSFYADWAGESESMGGAQQWETFLMHELPEPLEAAIGADGQRSIVGMSMSGGSVLNFATHDPNFYSSVGSFSGCAETNSWMGRRGIAATAYNGNVVPEQIFGEVDSDYSRYNDPLLNAAKLEEQDNLYIFAGSGVFSELDVIGDNAPIDEDAFKNRVLVGFEIEAMSNTCTHNLKAATDQMGIDNINYDFRPTGTHAWDYWNEALHRFFPLMMQGFGLDGGPIPVYNPNGVSSSESSSELSSDVSLGTVIGSVAGSSGSSEGSSVREFLAGSSGSSQSTGSFYE, from the coding sequence GTGCGTAAAGGAATTTCCCGCGTCCTCTCGGTAGCGGTTGCTAGTTCAATCGGATTCGGAACTGTACTGACAGGCACCGGCATCGCAGCAGCTCAAGACTCTGCATTTGACTACGGTATGGATCCAAACATGAACTACAACCCGATCGATGACATCAAGGATCGTCCCGAAGGATTGTCCAATCTTCCCTACTTCGGAAGTAAATTGACCAGCTGGGGCTCATCAGATGCCACCGCCTCATCCGGCGTCGTGACCTCCGCGCTCCCGCAGTACACCGATCCGCGCTACCCCCTCGGCAAAGACGACCTGCCCAAGGCAACCATCGACATGGAGCCAGAAGTTCTTGCGCGCCTTGAGCGATTCGTCGGCGTTGACGGTGATCGCATCCGCCAAATCAACGCGTACTCGCCATCAATGGGACGCACCATTCCTCTAGTCTGGGTTGTTCCAGAAGACAACACCGTGCCTGGCCCAACGGTCTACGCACTCGGCGGCGGTGACGGTGGACAAGGCGGCCAGAACTGGGTCACCCGCACCGACCTTGAGGAATTAACCAGTGACAACAACATCAACCTCATCATGCCGATGCTCGGATCTTTTAGTTTCTACGCTGACTGGGCAGGCGAAAGCGAATCCATGGGTGGTGCGCAACAGTGGGAAACATTCCTCATGCACGAACTGCCAGAGCCGCTAGAAGCGGCCATCGGCGCAGACGGGCAACGCAGCATCGTCGGCATGTCCATGTCCGGGGGATCAGTGCTGAACTTTGCGACGCATGACCCCAACTTTTACTCCTCGGTCGGCTCATTTTCTGGATGTGCCGAAACCAACTCCTGGATGGGACGCCGTGGCATCGCAGCCACCGCCTACAACGGCAATGTCGTGCCTGAGCAAATCTTTGGTGAAGTAGACAGTGATTACTCCCGCTATAACGATCCTTTGCTCAACGCTGCGAAGCTCGAAGAACAAGACAACCTCTACATCTTCGCCGGTTCCGGTGTGTTCTCTGAACTAGATGTCATTGGTGACAACGCACCGATTGATGAGGATGCGTTTAAAAACCGCGTTCTGGTCGGATTTGAAATCGAAGCTATGTCCAACACCTGCACCCATAATCTTAAGGCTGCGACTGATCAAATGGGCATTGACAACATTAACTATGATTTCCGACCAACCGGTACTCATGCTTGGGACTATTGGAATGAGGCACTGCACCGTTTCTTCCCGTTGATGATGCAGGGCTTCGGGCTTGATGGTGGTCCGATCCCGGTTTATAACCCTAACGGTGTGTCCTCTAGTGAGTCTTCTTCTGAGCTGTCGTCTGATGTGAGTCTTGGCACCGTGATCGGTAGTGTGGCGGGAAGCTCCGGATCAAGTGAAGGCAGCAGCGTCCGAGAGTTCCTTGCAGGAAGTTCCGGATCAAGCCAATCAACAGGAAGCTTCTACGAATAG
- a CDS encoding polyadenylate-specific 3'-exoribonuclease AS translates to MRYFYDTEFIEDGRTIELVSIGIVAEDGREYYAVSTQFDSSKANAWVRANVLDKLPNPSSKVWKSADTIKREVYEFLTSTGPTPELWAWVGAYDHVLLAQMWGDMAGLPREIPRFTRELRQYWDMAGRPTLPELPNGNHDALIDARHNLAKFKVCMAALPLGKRDRVS, encoded by the coding sequence GTGCGTTATTTTTACGATACTGAGTTCATTGAAGATGGGCGCACGATCGAATTGGTCTCTATTGGAATCGTCGCAGAAGACGGTCGCGAGTATTACGCAGTTAGCACACAGTTTGATTCCTCCAAGGCGAACGCTTGGGTGCGCGCCAACGTGTTGGACAAATTGCCTAATCCTTCCTCCAAAGTGTGGAAATCTGCAGACACTATAAAGCGCGAAGTTTATGAGTTTCTCACCTCCACCGGACCAACCCCTGAACTGTGGGCCTGGGTGGGCGCATATGACCACGTGTTGTTGGCACAAATGTGGGGCGATATGGCGGGGCTTCCTCGGGAGATCCCTCGTTTTACCCGCGAGCTTCGCCAGTATTGGGACATGGCTGGCCGCCCAACGCTGCCAGAGCTGCCGAACGGCAACCACGATGCGTTGATTGATGCGCGTCATAATTTAGCCAAGTTCAAAGTGTGCATGGCAGCGCTGCCTTTGGGTAAAAGGGATCGCGTCTCTTAG
- a CDS encoding class II 3-deoxy-7-phosphoheptulonate synthase has product MSWTVDIPKEVLPDLPPLPEGMQQQFEDTISRDAKQQPTWDRAQAENVRKILESVPPIVVAPEVLELKQKLADVANGKAFLLQGGDCAETFESNTEPHIRANVKTLLQMAVVLTYGASTPVIKMARIAGQYAKPRSSDLDGNGLPNYRGDIVNGVEATPEARRHDPARMIRAYANASAAMNLVRALTSSGTADLYRLSEWNREFVANSPAGARYEALAREIDSGLRFMEACGVSDESLRAADIYCSHEALLVDYERSMLRLATDEEGNEELYDLSAHQLWIGERTRGMDDFHVNFASMISNPIGIKIGPGITPEEAVAYADKLDPNFEPGRLTIVARMGHDKVRSVLPGVIQAVEASGHKVIWQSDPMHGNTFTASNGYKTRHFDKVIDEVQGFFEVHRALGTHPGGIHIEFTGEDVTECLGGAEDITDVDLPGRYESACDPRLNTQQSLELAFLVAEMLRN; this is encoded by the coding sequence GTGAGTTGGACAGTTGATATCCCTAAAGAAGTTCTCCCTGATTTGCCACCATTGCCAGAAGGCATGCAGCAGCAGTTCGAGGACACCATTTCCCGTGACGCTAAGCAGCAACCTACGTGGGATCGTGCACAGGCAGAAAACGTGCGCAAGATCCTTGAGTCGGTTCCTCCAATCGTTGTTGCCCCTGAGGTACTTGAGCTGAAGCAGAAGCTTGCTGATGTTGCCAACGGTAAGGCCTTCCTCTTGCAGGGTGGTGACTGTGCGGAAACTTTCGAGTCAAACACTGAGCCGCACATTCGCGCCAACGTAAAGACTCTGCTGCAGATGGCAGTTGTTTTGACCTACGGTGCATCCACTCCTGTGATCAAGATGGCTCGTATTGCTGGTCAGTACGCAAAGCCTCGCTCTTCTGATCTGGATGGAAATGGTCTGCCAAACTACCGTGGCGATATCGTCAACGGTGTGGAGGCAACCCCAGAGGCTCGTCGCCACGATCCTGCCCGCATGATCCGTGCTTACGCTAACGCTTCTGCTGCGATGAACTTGGTGCGCGCGCTCACCAGCTCTGGCACCGCTGATCTTTACCGTCTCAGCGAGTGGAACCGCGAGTTCGTTGCGAACTCCCCAGCTGGTGCACGCTACGAGGCTCTTGCTCGTGAGATCGACTCCGGTCTGCGCTTCATGGAAGCATGTGGCGTGTCCGATGAGTCCCTGCGTGCTGCAGATATCTACTGCTCCCACGAGGCTTTGCTGGTGGATTACGAGCGTTCCATGCTGCGTCTTGCAACCGATGAGGAAGGCAACGAGGAACTTTACGATCTTTCAGCTCACCAGCTGTGGATCGGCGAGCGCACCCGTGGCATGGATGATTTCCATGTGAACTTCGCATCCATGATCTCTAACCCAATCGGCATCAAGATTGGTCCTGGTATCACCCCTGAAGAGGCTGTTGCATACGCTGACAAGCTCGATCCGAACTTCGAGCCTGGCCGTTTGACCATCGTTGCTCGCATGGGCCACGACAAGGTTCGCTCCGTACTTCCTGGTGTTATCCAGGCTGTTGAGGCATCCGGACACAAGGTTATTTGGCAGTCCGATCCGATGCACGGCAACACTTTCACCGCATCCAATGGCTACAAGACCCGTCACTTCGACAAGGTTATCGATGAGGTCCAGGGCTTCTTCGAGGTCCACCGCGCATTGGGCACCCACCCAGGCGGAATCCACATTGAGTTCACTGGTGAAGATGTCACCGAGTGCCTCGGTGGCGCTGAAGACATCACCGATGTTGATCTGCCAGGCCGCTACGAGTCCGCATGCGATCCTCGCCTGAACACTCAGCAGTCTTTGGAGTTGGCTTTCCTCGTTGCAGAAATGCTGCGTAACTAA
- the mptC gene encoding alpha-(1-2)-mannopyranosyltransferase MptC, with product MHGEKLVDGTEGNLSQFQWRDMATNQTLRKALLVLSTIALLLTLWPSIFNVRAIESFVFFFHIDTDVYRAGANAFLHGENLYTQDYQVGSIQLPFTYPPISAALFVPLAILASSVAGIALTLISTVLLWWSVAIVLRRVLKGLTDADSRFVSYLILPMALSTEPVFQTLQFGQVNIILMALVLMDTFTKKPWLPRGFWIGLAASIKLTPAVFGLYFLVKKDWKGAGVAIASGVGFSALAFILSPSSSKIYWTETLNDPSRIGNLSYIANQSVRGTLSRMMHEQQDLVEKLWLVAVVLCLAAVAVAMWRVVRAGNPYGAVMLNSLIALLCSPVSWSHHWVWLIPIAIGLGASAWNQRRTAPGIAATAGVLALLTTIPMFITTFWNMPYDSESYPFWPLILQPSGNAYVVVVIAILIVAIVNPTVLGSGNKAVSGQAEKKSSPALLVVLAIAIFYLFANIWFKGNNQNKALIQYPLQTMEGRGLTDFGELIFEFAASSNQLVSLWIIGALNAIALAITLWFLLQRFAGKKSSWLIYLSTVAVALMMFSVQDALQFGSLTLVALALITVDVLSVREIGRRGLLTGLAAALFGWPILIVIGFLIHRRYAATITTTVTAAVLWILGILLNPDAFNLNLLRQWFSGRDGRDNLSFYAFLARWVSESPVMMFVWFIVALGLGAWAIHRTWSHGFKDLSAALSIALPTLVLPIVELHHLVLLLPLIAVLLRQGRVAISYLIGFIYLVSWTPQHLSYSTVFPLNDPAPEGYVAHFGWYLLVEPMAVAPAAIILGAFIACAATTPKTSQLVQVDKSSAENTK from the coding sequence ATGCACGGTGAAAAACTTGTGGATGGCACTGAGGGAAATCTCAGTCAATTCCAATGGCGCGATATGGCTACAAATCAGACGCTGAGAAAAGCACTGTTAGTGCTTTCTACCATCGCTCTACTCTTGACTTTATGGCCTTCAATTTTCAATGTTCGGGCCATCGAGTCTTTTGTTTTCTTCTTCCATATTGATACTGACGTGTACCGCGCCGGTGCTAATGCATTCTTGCATGGCGAGAATCTGTATACCCAGGACTACCAAGTTGGTAGCATTCAACTTCCCTTCACGTACCCACCGATTTCTGCTGCGCTGTTTGTTCCACTTGCAATCCTTGCAAGCAGTGTAGCCGGAATAGCATTAACGCTTATTTCCACGGTGTTGCTGTGGTGGAGCGTAGCTATCGTCTTGCGCCGAGTGCTCAAGGGTCTCACGGATGCTGATTCCAGGTTTGTGTCCTATTTGATTCTGCCTATGGCATTGTCCACGGAACCTGTATTCCAGACCCTGCAGTTTGGCCAGGTCAACATCATTTTGATGGCGCTGGTTCTCATGGATACCTTCACCAAAAAGCCCTGGTTGCCACGTGGTTTTTGGATTGGTTTGGCGGCATCCATCAAGCTGACCCCCGCAGTCTTTGGCCTTTACTTCCTAGTGAAGAAGGACTGGAAGGGCGCTGGAGTAGCAATTGCTTCTGGCGTAGGTTTTTCCGCCTTGGCGTTTATCCTCTCACCTTCAAGTTCCAAGATTTACTGGACTGAAACACTCAACGACCCTTCTCGCATCGGCAACCTATCTTATATTGCTAACCAATCTGTGCGTGGAACGCTCAGCCGAATGATGCATGAACAGCAGGATCTCGTCGAAAAGCTTTGGCTTGTGGCAGTTGTCTTGTGCCTTGCCGCTGTCGCCGTCGCCATGTGGCGCGTGGTACGCGCCGGCAACCCGTACGGCGCCGTCATGCTCAACTCGTTGATTGCTCTGCTGTGCTCCCCTGTTTCATGGTCTCACCACTGGGTATGGCTGATTCCAATCGCTATTGGTTTGGGGGCAAGTGCGTGGAACCAGCGGCGGACTGCTCCAGGAATTGCCGCGACGGCTGGAGTCTTGGCGCTTCTGACCACGATTCCGATGTTCATCACAACATTTTGGAACATGCCATACGATTCAGAGTCTTACCCATTTTGGCCATTGATTCTGCAGCCGTCGGGCAACGCGTATGTAGTAGTGGTCATCGCTATTTTGATCGTCGCGATTGTGAATCCAACAGTTTTGGGCAGTGGCAATAAAGCTGTTTCAGGCCAGGCAGAGAAGAAGTCCTCCCCTGCGTTGCTTGTTGTTTTAGCGATTGCCATTTTCTACCTCTTTGCCAATATTTGGTTTAAGGGAAACAATCAAAACAAAGCGCTCATTCAGTACCCACTGCAGACTATGGAAGGTCGCGGTCTCACTGACTTCGGCGAGCTTATTTTTGAATTCGCGGCTTCCTCCAACCAGCTTGTTTCCCTCTGGATAATCGGCGCCCTCAACGCCATCGCATTGGCTATTACCCTGTGGTTCCTCCTTCAGCGTTTTGCTGGGAAGAAGAGCTCCTGGCTGATTTATCTCAGCACCGTGGCTGTTGCGCTGATGATGTTCTCAGTGCAGGATGCCTTGCAGTTTGGTTCGCTGACTCTCGTTGCACTCGCATTGATCACTGTTGATGTGTTGAGTGTCAGAGAGATTGGCCGCCGCGGGCTGCTCACAGGACTTGCAGCAGCCCTGTTTGGATGGCCAATTCTGATTGTTATCGGATTCCTCATTCACCGACGTTATGCAGCAACAATCACAACCACTGTCACCGCAGCTGTGCTGTGGATCTTAGGAATTCTGCTCAATCCAGACGCCTTCAACCTCAACCTGCTGCGTCAATGGTTCAGCGGGCGCGATGGTCGGGACAATTTGTCCTTCTATGCTTTCCTTGCCAGGTGGGTCAGCGAATCCCCAGTCATGATGTTCGTATGGTTCATCGTCGCCCTAGGACTTGGTGCCTGGGCAATCCACCGCACCTGGTCACATGGATTCAAGGACCTCTCCGCTGCACTGAGCATCGCACTACCAACCTTGGTGCTCCCCATAGTGGAACTCCACCACCTCGTGCTACTTCTTCCACTGATCGCAGTGTTGCTTCGTCAAGGACGCGTGGCAATTTCCTACCTCATCGGATTTATCTACCTAGTCTCATGGACTCCGCAACACCTGTCCTACTCCACGGTATTCCCACTTAATGATCCAGCACCAGAAGGGTACGTCGCCCACTTTGGATGGTATTTACTCGTTGAACCAATGGCGGTAGCACCGGCAGCTATAATCCTCGGAGCATTTATTGCCTGTGCTGCAACCACACCTAAAACAAGTCAGCTCGTGCAGGTCGACAAGTCAAGCGCGGAAAACACCAAGTAA
- the mptD gene encoding alpha-(1-2)-mannopyranosyltransferase MptD: protein MTNPQTAHAAASDSASQKEAPNPSLSITVGIKDLLGLLSVLGIAAGLIANKILIERYNWRIDAAVYREGALALVNGESLYAQPFDMGDISLPFIYPPIGAILFAPWGYFDFITVELAGNLVVIGSSLLLLLCLYLVTNAVLSGRDKLLAFTIAAISWPIALFAEPVFLNADLGQINILIMALVVMDLLPIKRRIPRGVLIGLAAAIKITPLAMLLYFLVKKDFRGIINAVISLLAFTAIGAVLAWENTKEFFSSTLLNLSAEGDSGVDTTFQSNSSIQAMLYRWWTSKADAEASSLPTILWIVLSLIAVAAVAYLMHQLFSRGLHVEAVMVNAMLMLLISPISWSHHWVWLPLWAVVFFVRYRQHRSHPKFLLWSGVILSVMLLMLPPKWWFGRDGVNVFELNFWEKLLISDWTWLSIGLMITLGLGLKAFPKISK from the coding sequence TTGACGAACCCCCAGACAGCACATGCTGCCGCGTCTGACTCCGCATCCCAGAAGGAGGCTCCTAATCCTTCACTCTCCATCACTGTAGGTATTAAAGATCTGCTGGGGCTGCTTTCAGTTCTTGGCATTGCAGCGGGGCTGATAGCCAACAAGATTCTCATCGAACGCTACAACTGGCGCATCGATGCCGCAGTTTACCGCGAAGGCGCGTTAGCGCTGGTCAACGGGGAATCACTGTACGCGCAGCCGTTTGATATGGGTGATATTTCACTACCCTTTATCTACCCACCGATTGGTGCCATCCTGTTTGCGCCTTGGGGGTACTTTGATTTCATCACAGTTGAACTTGCGGGAAACCTTGTTGTCATAGGCTCATCCCTGCTGTTATTACTGTGCCTGTATCTTGTCACCAACGCTGTTCTTAGCGGTCGAGACAAGCTGTTGGCCTTCACCATCGCTGCGATTTCCTGGCCGATCGCTCTCTTTGCAGAGCCAGTGTTTTTGAACGCTGACTTGGGCCAAATCAACATTTTGATCATGGCTTTGGTTGTCATGGACCTGCTTCCGATTAAGCGCAGAATCCCCCGAGGTGTCCTGATTGGCCTTGCAGCCGCCATCAAAATCACTCCGCTGGCCATGCTGTTGTATTTCCTGGTGAAGAAGGATTTCCGCGGAATCATCAATGCGGTGATCTCACTACTTGCCTTCACTGCTATCGGTGCTGTGCTCGCATGGGAAAACACCAAAGAGTTCTTCTCTTCAACCCTTCTCAACTTAAGTGCTGAAGGCGATTCAGGCGTAGACACCACGTTCCAATCCAACAGCTCGATTCAGGCCATGCTGTATCGCTGGTGGACCTCAAAGGCAGATGCCGAAGCATCCTCACTGCCCACCATCTTGTGGATCGTACTGTCCCTGATTGCTGTGGCGGCCGTTGCCTACCTAATGCACCAACTCTTCTCCAGAGGATTGCACGTTGAGGCAGTCATGGTTAACGCCATGCTCATGCTACTTATCTCCCCCATCTCATGGTCTCACCACTGGGTGTGGCTACCGCTGTGGGCTGTGGTGTTCTTCGTTCGATACCGCCAGCACCGCTCTCACCCGAAGTTCTTGTTGTGGAGCGGAGTTATCTTGAGCGTCATGCTGCTGATGCTGCCACCAAAATGGTGGTTTGGCCGCGATGGCGTCAACGTCTTCGAACTGAATTTCTGGGAGAAACTACTCATCTCTGACTGGACGTGGCTCTCCATCGGGCTCATGATCACCTTGGGTCTTGGGCTGAAAGCATTTCCCAAAATATCCAAATAG